CTGGTGTGAAGATTGGACGTATGATAGATTGTACGTGATTGACGACCTTACGACCAGGAAAGTGTCTCGAGTCACCGGAGAATCTGGTCAGCAACGGCATGTCACTGGCTTCTGCTGGAGCCCTGATTCCGAAAACATCGTCTTCGCGAACACTAAGTCGCCGCACATCGAGGAACCATACCTCACCGGCTCGGACATCTCCATCTTGTGGCTAGGTCAGTCGACCCGGGAGACTGTTGGACACATTCCCAACGTCGTGAAGAATGTAAAGTGGGCTGCTGATGGGAAGATCTACTTTTGCTCAGGTACGCCCGATGACAAAGAGTGTGCCGGCCACTGTGTATACGCTATTCCTAGAAGATACATTCTACGCCCCCGTTGGCGAGACGTACGAAGCACGTCCGGGCAGCTTTTGGTGTCGAGAACGACGTTGATAGCATCACCTTGGTAGAAGGTCGGGTTGTGGCGAAGGTGCAGCATGGCCTTCGAGATCAGATCTGCCTCGTGCCATCCGGCGAAGTCATGTATTCGGAACATGCAGAGATTCAAGCTTTCGATGTAACCCTGGGGCCGAACAACAAAACGATCATCGCCGTCGCCACCTCCGACGTCAATGCGCCTATAGAGGTTTATACTCGCGATATTGATGCCCAGAACATGGTCAAGCTGTCAACTCATGGCGCAACGTTCTCGGACCGCACATTTGGAACCTGCCAATTCCTCAATACCCGCTCCGCCGACGACAAGGTCGAGCTTGACGCAGTCCATCTAACACCATCATTGGCGACGCCTTCATCGTCGACACCACTACCGACGGTGGTCCTCATCCATGGTGGGCCTACTTCCCGCAACACCAACGCCTTCAACACTCTCTACTACTTCTGGACACCATACCTCCTATCCTTAGGCTACGCCATCCTCCTGCCGAACTACCGTGGAAGCAGCGGCAAAGGTGAAGCCTTCGCCTCCTGGTCCATCAAGCCCTCTGGCCGTGGAAAGTATGACCATGAAGATGTTATCACTCTAACGCAACTCGTCGTCGATCAGGAGCTGGCAGATCCAGGCAAGCTGATGGTAGGCGGGCTATCCCAAGGCGGCTTTTTGACATACTTGTGTAGCGTTCGCAACGACCGAGAATGGCGCTTCAAGGCAGCCATAGCTCTTGCCGGCATCACGGACGTAGACACAATGGCACTGACATCTGATCTTGGCGCAACTCTCGAGACCGAGCTAAGTGGCGGCCGCACGCCGTGGAATGTGCCAAAGGTGGATACTCGTAGCCGCCAGGCGTCGGCTCTTTGGGAGTTTCACGAAGCGATGCAGAGGAGTAAGGAGACTGGCAAGATGATTGTGCCACCGATGTTGATTATGCACGGTGAGAAGGATGAGAGATGTCCCATCACCCAGGCTTGGGGCATGAGGAGAGCACTTGCTGGCCAGAATTTGCCATTCGAGTTCGTGACGTATCCGAGGCAGGGCCACCTTTTCGCTGAGCAAAAGCTTTGGAATGATATGGCTGAAAGAGTTGGTAGGTGGTGCGATACGTACATCAGGCCTGGAAGATGAATTGAGGCCTGAAAAGGCTCGAAATACAGCAAACATCAGCCACGATTTGGCTCGGTCAGCAGATCCAGCAGCTCAAATGCTTGTTCCAGACCCGTGGAGTCGTCTTGACAGCGCGACTTATGTTGGAGCCTCTTTACCCGACCGTCAACCGCGCGTGCCCAAGTCACGCCGTAGTCATCAGCGGGCTCGCCTTGGCTCCACATCCTTACGCTATCCATAGCAACTCCCATCGACGACAATCTATCGCAAAGCGCTCGTGCGTCTATGCGTGCAACGGTCTCAGCCGCTTCCGTATGGGAGCACCTCCTGCGCACCATCATGTCCTCTGTCTTCTGAATTGGGTGACCTCCAACCCATTCGAGTGAAAGAGACCGGATCCTGGCAGCATTCTTGATGCCGATACGTCGTAACCAGATGTAGACATGAGCCAGGCCGAGGGGGCAATCGATTCGGTAGTAGAACTTGTTCTCGGCGTAGAGAGCGTGAAGACATTCTGCTCTGATCAATTTGCATGTTTTGACGAGACCTATCTCGTGTAATTGTGGGCGCCTATGACGCTCTGGACCGCCCCAGCAGTGTCTGATATCCAGGTTGTTTTACTCTGTTAGAACAAAGTGCCAGATCATGTTGCGCAGCTCTGGCGGCAGGTTCAGGAGGCGTGATGGCATGGTGGCCATGGTTCAGAGATGAGGATGATGTGATATGGCCAACAATGTTGCGGCGAAGAATTTTTAAAGGATGGCTGTGCTGACTTCAAGGACCAGCTGACCGCGGCAAATGGACACGCTCTCAATCGCCCTTTGTGTCAGCGCGGTGTCCACAATCTGATCGAGAGGGCCATGCGTACATCCACTGGACAGCCCGTGGGGACGCTCCAGGGGTGGATGGGGAGGGGAAAACGGACATTAGTGCATCGCTGTACGATATCCAGCGTGAGGTCAAGGCATTTGAAATACGATAATCTTGGTCATTTCAATCATCGTCGTCCGAATCATAGGCGCCTAGTCCTAGACCAGCCGCGGGCGCAGCAGCAGGTGCAGCAGATACAGGTCCTGTAGCCACAGCTGGCACCGCTGGCTTCTCAATCACCTGCGGCTTCTTGATGCCCAGTAACGAGACAGgctccttcttcttcttgacctGCCGCTCAAATGACGGTACAGCAGGCGGAGGCATAGCGATTCTGTCTGCAGCTTCCCTCTCTGTCTCGTCTTCGAGACCATCGTCTCCCAATCGCCTCACTCGTTCTCCTGTCGAGCTCTGAAATGCCATCCTAGCCTGTTCCTCCAGCTCTCTTTCGATTCTCTCTGCTTCCTCGTCCACTTTGTCCGGTGCCTCTACCACTGCTGCACCTCCCATCTCCGCCCTTGCTCTCGCAGCGTTCCGATGTCTCACATCGTCCAGCGCATCTGCAATAGCCATCTCCGTCTTCGCATCAATTGTCTTCTTTTCCAAATCTTTCATCGCATCCTTCTCATCTTCCTCCTTCTGTATGCGATCCAGCCTCTCCTCCTCCGTCTCCTCGGCTAACTTCGACTCTCTCCACGGCTCAAAGTTCCGCTTGGCTCCTCGCTCGCATGTGTAGTCCATGTTCTTCGGGTCCGTCTTGAAAGTGATCTCTGCAGAACATCGTGTACATCGGATGTAGAAGCGGAATATGGTGATGGCGTAGTATTTCTCCTCAGTGGTCTCCTTCCGCGAGTTGAACTTTCGACCTTTGTAGATGTATTCGCCGCAGGACGTACATCGCATGCTGAAGGGCGCCATCAGACGGACTGTCTGCTGCTTGGGTCCTGTCTGCTTGGGACCTCGTCGCCGCTCGAGCTTGGAGGGGTCGAAGTCCGGTGGGTAGTACTTGGTGAGCACTTTTCGTTCGGACATCTTGGCTGAGCGCCCTGGTTGGTATGGGGTGGTGTTGCGACCTTCGTTGGTCTGTGGAAGTGTGTGTCAAAGTAGTAAGTTGAGTTGTGAATGTCGCAAAGGTCATTTTTAGAAAGGCACGAGTCAGGCGAAAGGCAGGAGCGGACTCAGTTCCGGATGATCCCCGCTTCCATGTGACAGAGGTAAACAACGAGACGGCAGACGCGATCTTGACTTTCTTCAGGTTTGTATCCGCAAAAATGGCATTCACGAGGACGCGCACGTGCTTACTGGTTGCAGGTGCGAGCTCAAGACATCTCGTTAGCATCATTCGTCGAACACGTCTCGATGATATTGGATGAACATGGAGGGAATGCATAACTTCTTGCGGAGCTGGCGACAGGATGCGCTGGACAGACAACAGTATGACACGGCCATATTCGTTGGCGACAAACTGCTCGCTTTGACAAGTATGTAAGCTTCATGGCGTGTGTCATGAGCCATATTGACGTCCGCCAGAATCCGACGACGACACGCTCGCTCTCGCGCATACCCATTTCGCAGCTGGTAACTACACGCGAGCATTAGCATACGCTTCGAGATCGGACCTCATACAACGAAAGGCCTCCGCACGATATCTGGCGGGACATTGCTACGTCAAGCAGAACCGACACGACGATGCACTCGCTCTGCTGGGCGACAAGAACCCGGTGCACTTGATCACGACGGCAGACGGCGCACGGCGGAAGCTGCAGCACATTAGCAATGGACTGTCGAGCAAGCAACATGGAAAGTCGCGCATGCCGAACCGAACAGACAGGGTCGATCGAAGTGAGGAACGAGATCGAGAAGATGCATCGAATCTGAAGTACGAGGCGGGAATGTGCTATCTGCGAGGGCTATGCTTTGCGAAGCAGAACGCCTTTGACCGCGCCAAGGAGTGCTACAAGGATGCTGTGCGCATCGATGTGCAGTGTTTTGAAGCCTTCAGTCAGCTCGTACGGAACGCCTTGATGACACCAGAGGAAGAATGGCAGTTCTTGGATAGCCTCAATTTTGAAAGCATACCTCCTCCGGCAGGGGAGACAGCAGCGGTACCGGAAGCGGCAGACTTTACGAAGAGTCTCTACACGATGCGACTGAACAAGTATACCAGGAGAGAGGAGTTCGATGCCGCGATCGAGACGTTGGAGAACTACAAGCTAGACGACAACCCGGACATCCTCCTTGCCAAGGCAGAGAAGCTGTTCAATGCTTCTCGACTACGATCGGCTGTCGAGCTGACGAACGAGATTCTCGGCGCCGACCCTTACAACTTCGCCTGCATACCGCTACACCTCTCGCTACTGCACAAGCTGAACGAAGTCAACGCGCTGTTCGCGCTGTCACACGACCTGGCCGATACGCATCCGCACGAACCGTGCACATGGCTTGCTGTTGGAACTTACTACCTCGCCTCGAATCGCATACCGGAAGCACGATCATTCTTCTCGAAAGCTAGCATGATGGACCCGCACTTTGGGCCAGCCTGGATTGGGTTTGCTCATACGTTTGCCGAGGAAGGAGAAAGCGATCAAGCTATTGCTGCATACAGCACTGCCGCACGTCTGTTCCAAGGGTCGCATCTACCGCAGCTGTTTCTGGGGATGCAAGAGATTGCGCTTGGGAATCTGAGTATTGCACGGGAGTACTTGACGGCAGCGTACAATCTGTGCAAGACTGATCCACTCCTTATCAACGAGCTTGGCCTGGTATCTTACATGGACGACGACCTCGAGCCCGCGATACGACAGTTCACTCTAGCACTAAGTATCGTGGACGAGAATGAAGCACCTGCGAGCCAGTACACTGTCATCCGTCTCAACCTGGCACATGCTTATCGAAGATCAGGCCAATATGCTGAAGCACTGGAGGAATTTGATGAAGTCATCAGATTGGGTATGCAGGATGCTGGCGTCTTCACATCGAAAGGACTGACCTTGCTCGATCTCGAGCAACCTTTCGATGCCACAGTTGCATTGCACTCAGCTCTCGCCATCAGCCCTCAGGATCCGATCGCAACAGAACTACTCAACAAAGCACTCGAACAGCTCGAAAAAGTCAGCGTGCTAGCGGGTGCCGACGAAGACGAGCTCGATGCTCGATTACGGAACAACCTTGTCAACATACATCAGACACGAAGCACGGGCAGGAGGCAGGGCCGACGCGTACAGCAGAGCGACGGTATGGACCTGGACGGTGCCGGTGATGACGACTCGCCTTAGAGTGGCGTTCTATCTCATCGAAACTCCATTCGAGACGGCTGGGTCTTGCTGGCGCAACAAGAAGCTGCACAGATCTCGAGTGGGCTCACTACACGTAGTAGGCTTCTACAAGTGCCGCCTCGCAGCCCGCACAGGCGCTCAGAGAGATCGAGTTATGAGAATGAATTACCGGCGGACTACAGAATCCGCCAGCGAGAAAGGCGAGGACGCTTTTCAAGTGGCTTTCGGCACTGGAGGCCTTGGTCGTCTGCTGGATGAAGGGAGGGAAGTGGTTGTATAGTAAGACAGGCATGCCGGTTGCAAAGGGAATGGGCGTTGGAGGATGGGTGAAGCATTACCTGCATCGCGAATACGATATAGGTAGCATACACGAACTTCGCTCGTTATCAGCCACGCTGATATGTAAAGTCTGCCCTCAACATCACCTGTTGACTTCCTGCATCGCTGTTGTCGTCGCACCTTCGTCGTATACAGGGGAAAGTGATCCGAGACGTGCAGCCTGAGACCAATGCAGGCCAAGAGGCTACGAAGAAAGCTAAGTCTCAACCTAGGGCCCAGACCACCCGCGGCCGTGGCAGCACAGGCTTTGCGTGCGCTTCAATTGGAGGGAGAGTACGGGGCTCATGGGTCTGTCATAATTGCAAGAGCACGAACAGCCCATATACCGCTCCTCAGCTTTGCTCGACATGCACTCACTTCAAGTGCAAGTTAAGCTATACATATATGTAGTCAGGGACCGCCGACTAAGCGCAGCGAGGGCAAAGTGAATAGCCTGAGGATTGAGGTGCTAGCCTCGGACATGTGATTTTGTAGTGGCTGCGACTATTCGTGTGCTGCAAGGTATCATTATTGCACGTCCGGCAGTCTCACGGCAATATCTCCACTCTGTGTGATGTATCGCACCCATGGCAGGGATGGGTATTGTAGCTGCAGCATTGTCAGTCATTACTCCACCAGTCTTGGGGTTAGCGCAATAGCTTACCTTCGGCTCAATGATCTTCAGGTACCGGACCTGAATACCACTGGTCGTAAAGTATGGGATCTCAAACTTGACGTTGATCGGCCTCTTGCCCTTGCCGGTACCACCAACGCCGCCCATACTGCCACCAAAGCCACCCATCATGCCTCCACCTCGTTCCTCGTCACCTTTGACTGAAGGTAGACCAAGCTCGGCACGCATCAGGAACTCCTTGCCACCACCAAACTGCTTGATCTTCCACACGATCGAGCTCGTTTCGGGCGCGTAATGTACAGATCCAATGTTCGTCCGGAATCGGGGTGTGTCCGCATCGTCCGGCACAGGAATCGATATCTCGACATTGTTCGCTGTGCTTCGCCTCTTGAACTGTGCCTTCGCCTTGAGCATATACTCTATTCTCGATCCAGAATGTGACTCCACTATGCACTCCACCCAGATCAAAGGCTTGACTTGTGTATTCAGTCGATACGACATGAGCTCAAACTCTCCATCCGGTGGGATAAAGGAGATTGTCCTGTCGTTCTCGAATCGTGACAGCCTCACACATTGATGGAACTTGACATCCTCCATTTCCACGGCCTTTCCTCTGGTCGCTCGTCCAGTCGTCTCGAACATAACTTTGTCGTTCAATCCCAGGCGTAGCTCCGGCATACCAGAAAGATAGCACTTCATCTTCACTGCGCCCAGAATCTCAGATCGCAGCACATTGCCCTGACTCGACACCAGCAGGTTGAGCGACTCCACCACATCCAGGAAGACCTCGTTCTTGCGATATCTGATACCTTCGCTTCTCCACGACACAGCATTCGTCACAGCAATAGGAGGCCGTGCCTGCACTTCCAGTTTGTGCGATTCCTGAGTGATATATTCCTGCAAGATCTTACTCTCTGTCGTTTGTGGGTACCCAAAATCCATCATCTCGTCCAGCAATTCGTAAATGACAACAAAGTTGTCCCGTATCGACTCCTCCTCCAGTTCCTTGAAGTACTCGGTGAACACCTCGACGATCCGATGTAGGAATAGCAGAATCTCAGCTGCATTACTATTTCTTTTTGTCAAGGCGAGGAGGTAGAGGTTGTTGTGGCGGATGTATAGGTAGTTGATGCCGTCGTCGCTGAAGCAGGGTGGGACTGAACTGCTCTCTTCTTCGGCTTCTGACAGCAGGACTGGGAATTTCTCGACTGCTGACATGGGGATATCTCCTCTGTAGTTGCGGGCCAGAAGGGTCTTACCCTTGAGGTCGAGGAAGAAAACGGCGGAGGCCATGGTGGGGAGTTGGTGGGCGCAAGGCCCGGATCAGGTGTGCGTTGTTATTGTCGTTATGTCTTGTCGGTGAGGAAGTCACGGTCTGTGTTTGGTGTCCGAGGATGGTCTATGTCGAGTCCTTGTCGTGTGATATCTGGTCGTAATGTCGTGTTCGTTGCTTACTGCGGTCGTGTCAATTGGCGGTTATTGTTCTGCCTGGTGCACGGGATGATGTCCCTCCATTGACCAGCGGAGCAAGATCGGGGATGCGCTCGGGCCACAGTCATCTCAGTCGCGACTTCTACGACCGCACCCGCTCCTTCTCAAGCACTTTCATATGTTATCACCCATCATGCCTTCACTCATACGACCTGCGCCATCGATGGCAGCTCTTTCAGCATTAGAGTCCGCCCTCGCCTCATTCAGGATATCCACACCCACGATCGGCAAGCGACACGCATCACATCAAGCACAAGGACGAGCCAATGGCGCAAAAGACGGACCAGGAAAGCGTTTAGGAGCGAAGAAGACGGCAGGACAATATGTCGTGCCTGGCAACATTATATTCAAGCAACGAGGAACATCGTGGTTCCCAGGCGACAACTGTTTCATGGTAAGGAAGTTGCGATCTGTAAACGATCTCATGCTGACCAGGACAGGGCCGCGACCACACAGTACACGCCGGCGCCCCAGGCTACGTGAAATACTACCAAGATCCAGCCCGCCACCCCAACCGCAAATTCATCGGCATAGTCTTCGAACGACACCAGACCCTCCCACAAGCCGCAAACGCAGTCCGGCGACGAAAGTTAGGAATGCTCGCATACCGAATGCCCCAATCATCCGTCGAGGTCGAATCAGATTTGACCCACCCTCCCACATCAGAGAATGACGCAGCCATTCCTGCAACGCAGCCACGACAAAGATCAAACGATGCGAGAAGTGTGACATTGATGCGAGGAAAGAAGGGCGATCAGCATGAGGTGACGCTGCGTTTAAAACCAGGAGGTTTCTACAGACAGGCGAATTGGGAAATTGGACGGGCGGCGGAGAAGAGTAAGGCGGCGATGATGGTGCAGCCTTTTAAGCCGAATGATCGGTTCGCGGCGTGGAGGAAGAGTAATAAGAGGAAGGCGAAGAATATCGAGAGGAGAGCAATGGGCAGAGGTGGGAAGAAGAAGGCGAAGAAATGAGCGGAAAAGCCATCGATCTGAGGTATTGCATGACAGTACACAGCTTCTCAACCCGAACGCAATGAGGTCCTCGGACGCCTCAACTTTTTGGCGATATTCCACCTGCTCGTTCCCCGATCCAAGCCACTACACCTGCAGTGTGAAGAATTAACTCCACTCGTCTGCGGTATGTATTGATTGCCACGTGTAGTCTCGAGCTTTAGACTGATCCCGGCCTGTCTTCCACTACCCAGGATGGAAGCGTCAGGCCAGATGACCGCTCACCTGACTGCGTCCATCCGCAAGGAGGTCGCGATTCTCCTGCTCATGCTTCCGCTGCATCCCATCGTTCTTCGCCGTCCACTTCCCGATCACATCCAGAAGATCTGACCATTTTCGGAAGAGATCCTCCAGTCTCTGATCTCCGTCAAAACGCCACTTAGCCATCATCTTCTGAGCCGGGCCCACAGGCACGGTCCTGTTGGCCATCTGAATATGAAACACGACTTGGATTGGCCTTGAATTCGTCGCAGAGCTCATCTTCATCCGACGCCAAGACGCTTGGACTCGGTCGCCGCCTACTCGGTGGAATCGTGCTAGGCTTTCTTTCAGGCTCCGGATTGAAATCCCTGTTCCGGGCATTCTTTGAGTGACAACGCCGCAACCGTTGTGGTGATGTTCCATGAGCTCTTCGTCATATGCCATGTATCCATAGGTTCCGAGCCTTGCCATTAGCCACTCGACGGCCTCGTAAGGTCGGTTCTCCTTGCATGGCGAGAGGAACATGAGACGCCGGACTTTCGGCGACCCCTCGATGGTGTTCTTGAAGTCGCGGCTGACTCGGAGAAGCTTGAAGTACTGCTCTGGATGGCTGTAGGTATCTCCCATGTGAAGAAGGATGTTCTCGAGGAGCTCTGGAATGGCGAGGACTCGCGCACATGCGGTGGTCGACATGATCACTGGAGCTGGTGATGGTGTTAGCTGATGATATCTTTCGTCGCAAGCGAATAATCATGCTACACACAGATTGAGAGTATGTTGAAGTGGATGCCGAGTGGTGGAGGTGGAGGTGGAGGTGCGGTGGAGGTGGTATACACTGGTTGGGTGCTATCATGATGACGATGAAATGTCTTTGATTCATGAGGTTGGAAAGTGAGAGATAGTGGACTCGCCACGATCATGTGCCAGACCGGCGTGCACAGGATATCACAAGATCGGATACCGCACACAATTTGCAGATGCTCGAAGTCTCCACTCAAGTTTGAGCCCCCGCGTTGGTTATGCTCTTGCAGAAGTGCACACTCACTTAACGAACCCCCGAAGTCTTCGCTTGCTCTCGCTCACTCGTTCCATATCTTCCCTTCTACGCTTTCGGTCCAGCTCCTCGAAGAAATTAGCCTCGGTCCACAGCGCCTCCAATAGCTGGACAAATCTATCGAAAAGAGCTCCAAGGCTTGCGTCCGCTTCGAAATGCCACTTGACACATTGAGGGAATGGCGTGTTCGAGTTGCCGATGATGACATCGAATTTGACCTCGATAGGGTGGTCGTTGCCGCTCCGGCTCACCCTCATGCGACGCCATGAGGATTCTGGACGGGCGGCGCCAGCGGTCGAGAAGTATGAAAGTTTGTTCGATATCCTGGAGAGGTTTTGGCACCGACCCCGGATGTCACACGTCAAAATGTCGCCCATCCAGTAGACAGCGCGGCGAGATCCATTTGCACCCGTCTCGACAGTTATCTCAGCATCAAACTTTGGGTTCAGCATCCAGTCGACGAACCACTCGACCGGGCAATGTTGCCACTGGTTGTCAACTTGGAGCTGGGGATCAACCGGCGCCAGGTACATGAGACGCTTGAGCTTGAGGGATCCCTCGATAGTATTCCTGAAGGTCTTGTTGACACGGAGTCAGATGAAAAGCGATCTTGACGGCTGCAGGAAGAACCGCTTTTTGTAGTCTTGGCT
Above is a window of Fulvia fulva chromosome 6, complete sequence DNA encoding:
- a CDS encoding 54S ribosomal protein L2, mitochondrial, with translation MLSPIMPSLIRPAPSMAALSALESALASFRISTPTIGKRHASHQAQGRANGAKDGPGKRLGAKKTAGQYVVPGNIIFKQRGTSWFPGDNCFMGRDHTVHAGAPGYVKYYQDPARHPNRKFIGIVFERHQTLPQAANAVRRRKLGMLAYRMPQSSVEVESDLTHPPTSENDAAIPATQPRQRSNDARSVTLMRGKKGDQHEVTLRLKPGGFYRQANWEIGRAAEKSKAAMMVQPFKPNDRFAAWRKSNKRKAKNIERRAMGRGGKKKAKK
- a CDS encoding AP-1 complex subunit mu-1; the encoded protein is MASAVFFLDLKGKTLLARNYRGDIPMSAVEKFPVLLSEAEEESSSVPPCFSDDGINYLYIRHNNLYLLALTKRNSNAAEILLFLHRIVEVFTEYFKELEEESIRDNFVVIYELLDEMMDFGYPQTTESKILQEYITQESHKLEVQARPPIAVTNAVSWRSEGIRYRKNEVFLDVVESLNLLVSSQGNVLRSEILGAVKMKCYLSGMPELRLGLNDKVMFETTGRATRGKAVEMEDVKFHQCVRLSRFENDRTISFIPPDGEFELMSYRLNTQVKPLIWVECIVESHSGSRIEYMLKAKAQFKRRSTANNVEISIPVPDDADTPRFRTNIGSVHYAPETSSIVWKIKQFGGGKEFLMRAELGLPSVKGDEERGGGMMGGFGGSMGGVGGTGKGKRPINVKFEIPYFTTSGIQVRYLKIIEPKLQYPSLPWVRYITQSGDIAVRLPDVQ
- a CDS encoding Anaphase-promoting complex subunit cut9, whose amino-acid sequence is MNMEGMHNFLRSWRQDALDRQQYDTAIFVGDKLLALTKSDDDTLALAHTHFAAGNYTRALAYASRSDLIQRKASARYLAGHCYVKQNRHDDALALLGDKNPVHLITTADGARRKLQHISNGLSSKQHGKSRMPNRTDRVDRSEERDREDASNLKYEAGMCYLRGLCFAKQNAFDRAKECYKDAVRIDVQCFEAFSQLVRNALMTPEEEWQFLDSLNFESIPPPAGETAAVPEAADFTKSLYTMRLNKYTRREEFDAAIETLENYKLDDNPDILLAKAEKLFNASRLRSAVELTNEILGADPYNFACIPLHLSLLHKLNEVNALFALSHDLADTHPHEPCTWLAVGTYYLASNRIPEARSFFSKASMMDPHFGPAWIGFAHTFAEEGESDQAIAAYSTAARLFQGSHLPQLFLGMQEIALGNLSIAREYLTAAYNLCKTDPLLINELGLVSYMDDDLEPAIRQFTLALSIVDENEAPASQYTVIRLNLAHAYRRSGQYAEALEEFDEVIRLGMQDAGVFTSKGLTLLDLEQPFDATVALHSALAISPQDPIATELLNKALEQLEKVSVLAGADEDELDARLRNNLVNIHQTRSTGRRQGRRVQQSDGMDLDGAGDDDSP
- a CDS encoding Splicing factor — encoded protein: MSERKVLTKYYPPDFDPSKLERRRGPKQTGPKQQTVRLMAPFSMRCTSCGEYIYKGRKFNSRKETTEEKYYAITIFRFYIRCTRCSAEITFKTDPKNMDYTCERGAKRNFEPWRESKLAEETEEERLDRIQKEEDEKDAMKDLEKKTIDAKTEMAIADALDDVRHRNAARARAEMGGAAVVEAPDKVDEEAERIERELEEQARMAFQSSTGERVRRLGDDGLEDETEREAADRIAMPPPAVPSFERQVKKKKEPVSLLGIKKPQVIEKPAVPAVATGPVSAAPAAAPAAGLGLGAYDSDDDD
- a CDS encoding Acylamino-acid-releasing enzyme; the encoded protein is MGDASIAMEPISERKQLYQDLCDLEIPSVIKLSPNARQVLYATNLTWSQKKGKHCLSTIWLGETGQANSSRKLTSGLSKDYWPRWNPNGDSLAFISDRAEAGKKWAIYMMNVRNGTVEGEAYPITDTDNERPIAAFEFSPDGKRIALIRADPKTAEEKAREDNGEDWQVWCEDWTYDRLYVIDDLTTRKVSRVTGESGQQRHVTGFCWSPDSENIVFANTKSPHIEEPYLTGSDISILWLGQSTRETVGHIPNVVKNVKWAADGKIYFCSGTPDDKECAGHCHVRAAFGVENDVDSITLVEGRVVAKVQHGLRDQICLVPSGEVMYSEHAEIQAFDVTLGPNNKTIIAVATSDVNAPIEVYTRDIDAQNMVKLSTHGATFSDRTFGTCQFLNTRSADDKVELDAVHLTPSLATPSSSTPLPTVVLIHGGPTSRNTNAFNTLYYFWTPYLLSLGYAILLPNYRGSSGKGEAFASWSIKPSGRGKYDHEDVITLTQLVVDQELADPGKLMVGGLSQGGFLTYLCSVRNDREWRFKAAIALAGITDVDTMALTSDLGATLETELSGGRTPWNVPKVDTRSRQASALWEFHEAMQRSKETGKMIVPPMLIMHGEKDERCPITQAWGMRRALAGQNLPFEFVTYPRQGHLFAEQKLWNDMAERVGRWCDTYIRPGR